From Streptomyces yatensis, one genomic window encodes:
- a CDS encoding succinic semialdehyde dehydrogenase: MTDSHITQGGTGNPVAPEGTRTAADVVTPELITRLTRGVGGSGTTVSHTPFTGDVLASALPESTPEDVATAYENARAAQRAWAATPVRRRAAVLLRFHDLLLRRQPEILDLIQLETGKTRLHAQEEVQGVTIVARHYGRKAPAYLRPKGHLGAVPTLTKVTELRHPRGVVGLIAPWNYPLQLSVGDAIPAFVAGNAVVMKPDTETALSALWARELMVEAGLPAGVWQIVIGDGPVVGPAVVEHADYVAFTGSTRTGREVAQAAAARLVGCSLELGGKNAMLVLRDADLARAVDGAVRGSFASAGQLCISLERLYVHESIADAFLERFVARTKAMRLGTALAYGAEMGSLVSERQLETVTRHVDEAVSKGATVLAGGRARPDIGPYFYEPTILDGVESPMAVCAEETFGPVVSVYRFRDEGEAIERANATSYGLNASVWTKDARRGRAIATRLRAGTVNLNESYAAAFGSVASPMGGMGDSGLGRRHGSEGILRFTEPQTVAQQRLMPLGPAFGMTDEKYADFMTRSLRALKALRLR; this comes from the coding sequence ATGACGGACTCGCACATCACGCAGGGCGGCACCGGAAACCCGGTCGCCCCCGAAGGCACCCGTACCGCCGCCGACGTCGTCACTCCCGAGCTGATCACCCGGCTCACCCGGGGCGTCGGGGGCAGCGGTACCACCGTCAGCCACACCCCGTTCACCGGGGACGTCCTCGCCTCCGCCCTGCCCGAGTCCACCCCCGAGGACGTCGCCACCGCGTATGAGAACGCCCGCGCCGCCCAGCGCGCCTGGGCCGCCACCCCGGTCCGCCGGCGCGCCGCCGTCCTCCTGCGCTTCCACGATCTGCTGCTGCGCCGCCAGCCGGAGATCCTGGACCTGATCCAGCTGGAGACCGGCAAGACCCGGCTGCACGCCCAGGAGGAGGTCCAGGGCGTCACCATCGTGGCCCGTCATTACGGCCGTAAGGCGCCCGCCTATCTGCGCCCCAAGGGCCATCTGGGCGCGGTGCCCACCCTCACCAAGGTCACCGAACTGCGCCACCCGCGCGGCGTCGTGGGCCTCATAGCCCCCTGGAACTACCCCCTCCAGCTCTCCGTGGGCGATGCGATACCCGCCTTCGTGGCGGGCAACGCCGTGGTGATGAAGCCCGACACCGAGACCGCGCTGTCCGCCCTGTGGGCGCGCGAGCTGATGGTGGAGGCCGGACTCCCGGCCGGGGTGTGGCAGATCGTGATCGGGGACGGCCCGGTGGTCGGCCCCGCCGTGGTCGAGCACGCCGACTACGTGGCGTTCACCGGCTCCACCCGCACCGGCCGCGAGGTGGCCCAGGCCGCCGCCGCCCGCCTGGTGGGCTGCTCCCTCGAACTCGGCGGTAAGAACGCCATGCTGGTGCTGCGCGACGCCGACCTCGCCCGCGCGGTCGACGGCGCGGTGCGCGGCAGCTTCGCCTCCGCCGGGCAGCTGTGCATCTCCTTGGAGCGGCTGTACGTCCACGAGTCGATCGCGGACGCCTTCCTGGAGCGCTTCGTGGCCCGTACGAAGGCCATGCGGCTCGGCACCGCCCTCGCGTACGGGGCGGAGATGGGCTCGCTCGTCTCGGAGCGCCAACTGGAGACCGTCACCCGCCATGTGGACGAGGCCGTCTCCAAGGGCGCCACGGTGCTCGCCGGCGGCCGCGCCCGCCCGGACATCGGCCCGTACTTCTACGAGCCGACGATCCTGGACGGCGTGGAGTCCCCCATGGCCGTCTGTGCCGAGGAGACCTTCGGCCCGGTCGTCTCCGTCTACCGCTTCCGCGACGAGGGCGAGGCGATCGAGCGCGCCAACGCCACGTCCTACGGCCTGAACGCGAGCGTCTGGACCAAGGACGCCCGGCGCGGACGCGCGATCGCCACCCGCCTGCGCGCGGGCACGGTCAACCTCAACGAGAGCTACGCCGCCGCCTTCGGCAGCGTCGCCTCCCCCATGGGCGGCATGGGCGACTCCGGACTCGGCCGCCGCCACGGCTCCGAGGGCATCCTCCGGTTCACCGAGCCGCAGACCGTCGCCCAGCAGCGGCTGATGCCGCTCGGCCCGGCCTTCGGGATGACGGACGAGAAATACGCGGACTTCATGACCCGCAGCCTGCGCGCGCTCAAGGCACTGCGCCTGCGCTGA
- a CDS encoding serine/threonine-protein kinase, translating to MTNDGGRANEPTSYSLRPPHAPAAPVPAPQPPPEAPAASEGAQQPEGWAGAAGPGRGAYEPTRFADPRSGTQPPAGQPSAGEPSAAEPPAGRQPAPGAQDSNSGRLIGGRYRLVSRLGHGGMGTVWRAHDQIVDRDVAVKEPRVPDDLPERERQTVYQRMEREARAAARIDHPSVVTVHDVVVEDGRPWIVMELVRGQSLGDRLMEGTLDPREAARIGLAVLGALAAAHEAGVLHRDVKPDNVLLGRSERVVLTDFGIAQIEGEQRLTETGGFVGSPEFIAPERVLGQRPGPESDLWSLGVVLYAAVEGMSPFRRSHAPATLQAVLGSEPQVPARATGPLATLIMQLLRKDPAMRPAAPEVRQALEAAAREPQSVPTMFASAGFAPGGGQSTGGRFVPPILHRNRKAQLGLGGLVLVVAAAVVLVVMKPFSREGLPAGWTVREERDVVGASLAVPGEYRRVQDDSDSDNPVVTYYDPSGVFTVSLRRSTPDGENDPASLDAAANQIVAFYKDGGGSTVEDATSETAKTEQQGKEARDVTTSYLPYGTSSNKNPIRYQKRDHLYVNKAKVAWDLTVSLPADGDAHEEGAKLYERIVRNLKIDKL from the coding sequence ATGACGAACGACGGGGGACGGGCGAACGAGCCCACCAGCTACAGCCTGCGGCCGCCGCACGCACCGGCCGCCCCGGTGCCGGCGCCCCAGCCGCCGCCCGAGGCGCCCGCGGCGTCCGAGGGTGCCCAGCAGCCGGAGGGGTGGGCCGGGGCGGCGGGGCCGGGGCGGGGCGCGTACGAGCCGACGCGGTTCGCCGATCCGCGCAGCGGCACCCAGCCGCCCGCCGGACAGCCATCCGCCGGAGAGCCATCCGCCGCAGAGCCGCCCGCCGGACGGCAACCCGCCCCCGGGGCCCAGGACTCGAACAGCGGGCGGCTCATCGGCGGCCGCTATCGGCTCGTCTCCCGCCTCGGCCACGGCGGTATGGGCACCGTCTGGCGGGCGCATGACCAGATCGTGGACCGCGATGTCGCGGTCAAGGAGCCGCGCGTCCCCGACGATCTCCCCGAGCGCGAGCGGCAGACCGTCTACCAGCGCATGGAGCGCGAGGCGCGCGCCGCGGCCCGGATCGACCATCCCTCCGTCGTCACCGTCCATGACGTGGTGGTCGAGGACGGCCGCCCCTGGATCGTGATGGAGCTGGTGCGCGGCCAGTCGCTGGGCGACCGGCTGATGGAGGGCACGCTGGATCCGCGCGAGGCGGCCCGGATCGGCCTGGCCGTGCTCGGCGCGCTGGCGGCGGCCCATGAGGCGGGCGTGCTGCACCGCGATGTGAAGCCGGACAATGTGCTGCTCGGCCGGAGCGAGCGGGTGGTGCTCACCGACTTCGGCATCGCGCAGATCGAGGGCGAGCAGCGGCTCACCGAGACGGGGGGCTTCGTCGGCTCGCCCGAGTTCATCGCGCCCGAGCGGGTGCTGGGCCAGCGGCCGGGGCCGGAGTCCGACCTGTGGTCGCTCGGTGTCGTGCTGTACGCGGCGGTCGAGGGCATGTCCCCGTTCCGCCGCTCCCACGCCCCCGCGACCCTCCAGGCCGTGCTCGGCTCCGAACCGCAGGTCCCCGCGCGGGCCACCGGGCCGCTCGCCACGCTGATCATGCAACTGCTGCGCAAGGACCCGGCGATGCGCCCGGCGGCGCCCGAGGTGCGGCAGGCCCTGGAAGCGGCGGCGCGGGAGCCGCAGTCGGTGCCCACCATGTTCGCGTCGGCCGGATTCGCGCCGGGCGGCGGGCAGTCCACCGGCGGCCGCTTCGTGCCGCCGATCCTGCACAGGAACCGTAAGGCGCAGCTCGGGTTGGGCGGTCTGGTGCTGGTGGTGGCCGCCGCCGTGGTGCTGGTGGTCATGAAGCCGTTCTCCCGCGAGGGGCTGCCGGCGGGCTGGACGGTCCGGGAGGAGCGCGATGTCGTGGGCGCGTCCCTGGCCGTGCCCGGCGAGTACCGGCGGGTCCAGGACGACAGCGACTCGGACAACCCGGTGGTCACCTACTACGACCCCAGCGGTGTCTTCACCGTGTCCCTGCGGCGCTCCACACCCGACGGCGAGAACGACCCCGCGAGCCTCGACGCGGCGGCCAACCAGATCGTCGCCTTCTACAAGGACGGCGGAGGGTCGACGGTCGAGGACGCCACGAGCGAGACGGCCAAGACCGAGCAGCAGGGGAAGGAGGCGCGGGACGTCACCACCTCGTATCTGCCGTACGGCACCAGCAGCAACAAGAACCCCATCCGCTACCAGAAGCGCGATCACCTCTACGTCAACAAGGCCAAGGTCGCGTGGGATCTGACGGTCTCCCTCCCCGCCGACGGCGACGCCCATGAGGAGGGCGCGAAGCTGTACGAGCGGATCGTGCGGAATCTGAAGATCGACAAGCTCTGA